ATACCTTGCCCAGATCGCCGGGACACCGTCGACTACCGGCTTGCAGACACAGGGCTTCGTTGCCCGGCAGGGCGGCGGCACTCCGCAGGGAGCATGATACATCAGCTATCAGCAGTCAGCCTAACGCCATTTTTGTTTTAGCTGACGGCTGTGCGCTGACTGCTGACGGCTTCTTTAGCTATCAGCCTAACGCTTTTTTGTTTCTGACTATTCACTATTCACTATCGACTGTCTTTCTGCTATTCACTGCCTTATTTACCCGAATCTGTGGCTGATGCCATACCCTCCCGTGGGGAACCGCCATTCGATGTTGAGATGGGGACAGCCGATGCGGCATGAGCCGCATTCCAGACACCCTTCATAGGCCACGACGATCCGGTCTTTTTCCAGCCTGTAGACATTGGCAGGGCAGAAATAAAGACAGGGCTGGTTTTCGCATTTCTCCATGCACGTTGTGTTATCGGCGATACGGATGTGGGGTTCCTGGTCAACCCGGAAGCGGTCTAAAAAGAGTTTGTCTTCGATCTTCACGGTCATCGTACACTCCTTATACCGTCCCATAAAAGTCGAAATATATTGAAGGGAGAGATATCCTTTTTCACCTTTTTCCAGATGGCCTTCTGTTTTTCCTTTTTGGAGATCCCGTCAACTGTCAGCATCTCCCTGGCGGCAAAACTTCCCAACTCCGGAAGTGTGGTGAAGAGTTCGTGATGCCGGAGGCGAAACGTATTGAACCGCCGGTACTTTTTCAGATCATCCGTTATATAGGAACCCTGCAGCCTGGAGACATATCCCGTGAGACCCTTGCGGCTGAAATCACCTTTCTCAAGGGCTTCCATGATAGCCTCTGCGGCAAGCCGGCCTGATGTCATGGCCATGTTGGACCCTTCGCGATGAAGGGCGTTGAATAACATGCCTGAATCGCCGGCGATAAGGTATCCGTCGCCGCATAATCGGGGGATCGCATCATAGCCGCCCTCCGCTATCCAGTGGGCCATGTATTCTTTCGATTTACCACCTTTAATCAACGGGAGAACCATCGGGTGATTTTTAAATTCTTCCAGCATCTCGTAAGGCCTTACCCTGCTTTCCATGAAATCGGAAAGATTGGCGCCGATACATAGGGAGAGAGAGTTTTTATTGGTATAGATTACCGCGATGCCGTCCATGCCGCCGGTAATCCCGCCGATAATCTCGATGGTTACCCCGTGTCCTGCCTCTACGTTAAATCTCTCGTTAATCATCTCCTCGGGCAACTCGACAACGTCTTTCACTGCCAGGGCAATATCATGCGGTTTTGGTTCCGGACGGAACCCTGTCTTTGCCGCCAGGGAGGAGTTGATGCCGTCAGCCAGTAAAACGACTCTGGCCCTGACGTCCCCATTGGTGCGGTCTGTCCTGACCCCGATGACGCGGTTGTCGCCATCCCGCAGCAGATCCGTTACTACCGTGCTGCACACAACAAGCGCCCCTTTCTCTCTGGCCTGTTCCGCAAACCAACGGTCGAATTTAGCCCTTCCCACTGTAAACGCGTTGAGCGGCATCTTGTCATAGAACAGTTGATCGCGAAAGGCAACGCTGTAGCCTCCGTCTTTGGAGAGGTACCACAGCCGCGATTCAACGATATTCCGTTGAACAGGGCAGCCCCTTTGTGTAAAATCCGGTATGATCCCCGCTAAATCATGCCCGTAGAGAACGCCGCCGGAGATATTTTTTGATCCGGGGTATTCCCCACGTTCAAAAACAATAGTTCTGATCCCCTTTCCGGCCAGGGTGTATGCAGCCGAGATGCCTGCCGGTCCTGCGCCGACTATAACTACTTCAAATTCCTCTTGCATATCTCAGCATCCCCTTCAGTCCCTTTTTATTTTTGCCTGCAACTGTTTGATCAATGCCGGTACCACGTTTTTATAATCCCCGATTATACCCGCATCGGCAACATTGAATATCGGGGCATGCGGATCGGAATTGATTGCGACAACCTTCCCGGCACCCTGCATACCTACAAGATGCTGGACGC
Above is a window of Syntrophorhabdaceae bacterium DNA encoding:
- a CDS encoding FAD-dependent oxidoreductase encodes the protein MQEEFEVVIVGAGPAGISAAYTLAGKGIRTIVFERGEYPGSKNISGGVLYGHDLAGIIPDFTQRGCPVQRNIVESRLWYLSKDGGYSVAFRDQLFYDKMPLNAFTVGRAKFDRWFAEQAREKGALVVCSTVVTDLLRDGDNRVIGVRTDRTNGDVRARVVLLADGINSSLAAKTGFRPEPKPHDIALAVKDVVELPEEMINERFNVEAGHGVTIEIIGGITGGMDGIAVIYTNKNSLSLCIGANLSDFMESRVRPYEMLEEFKNHPMVLPLIKGGKSKEYMAHWIAEGGYDAIPRLCGDGYLIAGDSGMLFNALHREGSNMAMTSGRLAAEAIMEALEKGDFSRKGLTGYVSRLQGSYITDDLKKYRRFNTFRLRHHELFTTLPELGSFAAREMLTVDGISKKEKQKAIWKKVKKDISPFNIFRLLWDGIRSVR
- a CDS encoding 4Fe-4S dicluster domain-containing protein, whose product is MTVKIEDKLFLDRFRVDQEPHIRIADNTTCMEKCENQPCLYFCPANVYRLEKDRIVVAYEGCLECGSCRIGCPHLNIEWRFPTGGYGISHRFG